The following are encoded together in the Capsulimonas corticalis genome:
- a CDS encoding glycoside hydrolase family 76 protein, whose product MFQNKLKFSLKGIAVQTGLVALLVGACCALPQQASAIGSGDADTMFNGFNNAFLVNGNYYKTSINGNTFDGGWTGAIDIMVAEDAYERTGSSAHKALVEALCTTFLQKFPPGYTWDGYNDDEGWIGTMLARGYLITGDSNLLLQARTACVDMVWSRGWDTQYNGGGIWEQQPNMTPAGQTIDKEALSNDSIGKAACLIYMGNHDQWYLDRATQIYAWVRSHLFNTSNGQVYNGVDRSGNVNTGRNVYNQGTFADYANYLYQITGNVQYYNDAKLALDYVKGSTWYNGGVMTGGGTNTWSDEYARGLGHFCRDNRMWGTYLSWAQANANAAMSHRRTDYNICWSDFTTQTPNDNSIITNRFCDAAAWLQYTPVTQPNNIWGRHTIVGLNNMAIDSLGLTATNSVVGLWGLNYGQTQIWNFTQNADTSWNIVSQSSWLGLDDPGGNTTNGTKMIQWTQSRDSNQRWWVDVQSDGTYKIWNQASSLALDSSSTTTNGQALIGWGWSGQPQQRWKLQ is encoded by the coding sequence ATGTTCCAAAACAAACTCAAGTTCTCGCTCAAAGGCATCGCGGTCCAGACTGGTCTGGTCGCTTTGCTCGTCGGCGCCTGCTGCGCCCTGCCGCAGCAGGCGTCGGCCATCGGTTCGGGCGACGCCGATACGATGTTCAACGGCTTCAATAACGCTTTTTTGGTGAATGGAAACTATTACAAGACATCGATCAACGGCAACACTTTTGACGGCGGCTGGACCGGAGCGATCGATATCATGGTGGCCGAGGACGCTTATGAGCGCACCGGCAGCAGCGCGCATAAGGCTTTGGTCGAAGCGCTTTGCACCACCTTCCTGCAGAAGTTCCCGCCGGGATACACCTGGGATGGTTACAACGACGATGAGGGCTGGATTGGAACCATGCTGGCCCGTGGCTATCTAATCACCGGCGACTCCAACCTGCTTCTTCAGGCGCGCACCGCTTGCGTCGATATGGTCTGGTCGCGCGGCTGGGATACGCAGTACAACGGCGGCGGCATCTGGGAGCAGCAGCCCAACATGACTCCGGCGGGGCAGACGATCGACAAGGAAGCGCTCTCCAATGACAGCATCGGCAAGGCGGCCTGTCTGATCTACATGGGCAACCACGATCAATGGTATCTGGACCGGGCCACACAGATTTACGCGTGGGTGCGCAGTCACCTTTTCAACACCAGCAATGGGCAGGTTTACAACGGCGTCGACCGCAGCGGCAATGTCAATACCGGCCGGAATGTCTATAACCAGGGGACGTTCGCGGACTACGCCAACTACCTCTACCAGATTACGGGAAACGTCCAATACTACAACGACGCGAAACTTGCGCTCGATTATGTTAAGGGCAGCACCTGGTACAACGGCGGCGTGATGACCGGCGGCGGCACCAATACCTGGTCGGACGAGTACGCTCGCGGTCTGGGTCACTTTTGCCGTGATAACCGCATGTGGGGTACGTATCTGAGCTGGGCGCAGGCTAACGCCAACGCGGCGATGAGCCATCGCCGCACGGACTACAACATCTGCTGGAGCGACTTCACGACGCAGACGCCCAACGACAATTCGATCATTACCAATCGATTCTGCGACGCGGCGGCGTGGCTGCAATACACTCCCGTCACGCAGCCGAATAACATTTGGGGCCGGCACACGATCGTTGGTTTGAACAACATGGCGATCGACAGTCTCGGCCTCACCGCCACTAACAGTGTCGTCGGTCTCTGGGGCCTCAATTACGGTCAAACCCAGATCTGGAACTTCACGCAGAACGCGGACACTTCGTGGAACATCGTCAGCCAGTCTAGCTGGCTCGGCCTGGACGATCCCGGCGGCAATACCACGAACGGCACGAAGATGATCCAGTGGACGCAGAGCCGCGACAGCAACCAGCGATGGTGGGTGGACGTGCAGTCGGACGGCACTTACAAGATCTGGAACCAGGCGAGCAGTTTGGCGCTGGACAGCTCCAGCACCACGACGAATGGGCAGGCGCTGATTGGATGGGGCTGGAGCGGCCAGCCTCAGCAGCGATGGAAACTACAATAG
- a CDS encoding glycoside hydrolase family 76 protein — MKKIKLSMTRATAQAGLLALLVGLGCGATPQASAIGSGDADTVFNGFNSAFLVNGNYYKTSINGSTFDGGWTGALDIMVAEDAYERTGSSAHKALVETLCTTFLQKFPPGYTWDGYNDDIGWIGAMLARGYLITGDANLLSQARTSCFDMAWSRGWDTQYNGGGIWEQQPNMTPAGQAINKTPLSNDSLGKTACLIYMGNHDQWYLDRATQIYAWVRSNLFNTSSGQVYSWIDRSGNVDTSTADATAYNQGTFADYANYLYQITGNVQYYNDAKLALDYVKNNMYNGGVITGGGTNTWSDEYARGLGHFCRDNRMWGTYYSWMVLNANAIMSHRRTDYNICWSNFTQQTPNDNSINTNRFDDAAAWMQYTPATQPNNIWGRHTIIGLNNMAIDSLGLTATNSVVGLWGLNYGQTQIWNFTQNADTSWNIVSQSSWLGLDDPGGNTTNGTKMIQWTQSRDSNQRWWVDVQSDGSYKIWNQQSSLALDSSSTTTNGASLIGWGWSGAPQQRWKLQ, encoded by the coding sequence ATGAAGAAAATCAAGCTCTCAATGACGAGAGCGACTGCCCAGGCCGGACTGCTGGCATTGCTTGTCGGGCTGGGCTGCGGCGCGACGCCGCAGGCGTCGGCAATTGGATCGGGCGACGCCGACACGGTGTTCAATGGCTTCAACAGCGCCTTTTTGGTGAACGGCAACTATTACAAGACATCAATCAACGGCAGCACTTTTGACGGCGGTTGGACCGGAGCCCTGGACATTATGGTGGCCGAGGACGCCTACGAGCGCACCGGCAGCAGCGCGCACAAAGCGCTCGTCGAGACCCTCTGCACCACCTTCCTACAGAAATTCCCGCCGGGATACACCTGGGATGGCTATAACGACGACATTGGATGGATCGGCGCAATGCTGGCGCGCGGTTACCTGATCACCGGCGACGCCAACCTTCTTTCCCAGGCTCGAACGTCCTGTTTCGATATGGCGTGGTCTCGCGGCTGGGACACTCAGTACAACGGCGGCGGAATCTGGGAACAGCAGCCCAATATGACCCCGGCGGGCCAAGCGATCAATAAAACCCCGCTGTCCAACGACAGCTTGGGCAAAACGGCCTGCCTGATCTACATGGGCAACCACGATCAATGGTATCTGGACCGCGCCACACAGATTTATGCGTGGGTGCGCAGCAACCTCTTCAACACGAGCAGCGGGCAGGTGTATTCGTGGATCGACCGCAGCGGCAATGTCGATACAAGCACTGCCGATGCGACGGCGTATAACCAGGGGACGTTCGCCGATTACGCCAATTATCTCTACCAGATCACCGGAAACGTCCAATACTACAACGACGCCAAGCTGGCGCTCGATTACGTCAAGAACAACATGTATAACGGCGGCGTCATCACCGGCGGCGGCACCAACACCTGGTCGGACGAGTATGCTCGCGGTCTGGGTCACTTCTGCCGTGACAACCGCATGTGGGGCACATATTATAGCTGGATGGTGCTCAACGCGAACGCCATTATGAGCCACCGCCGCACCGACTACAACATCTGCTGGAGCAACTTCACCCAGCAGACGCCTAACGACAACTCGATCAACACGAATCGGTTTGACGACGCCGCGGCGTGGATGCAGTACACCCCCGCCACACAGCCGAATAACATCTGGGGCCGGCACACGATAATTGGTTTGAACAACATGGCGATCGACAGTCTCGGCCTCACCGCCACCAACAGCGTCGTCGGTCTCTGGGGCCTCAATTACGGTCAAACCCAGATCTGGAACTTCACGCAGAACGCGGACACTTCGTGGAACATCGTCAGCCAGTCTAGCTGGCTCGGCCTGGACGATCCCGGCGGCAATACCACGAACGGCACGAAGATGATCCAGTGGACGCAGAGCCGCGACAGCAACCAGCGATGGTGGGTGGATGTTCAGTCGGACGGTTCTTACAAGATCTGGAATCAGCAGAGCAGTTTGGCGCTGGACAGCTCCAGCACCACGACGAATGGAGCGTCGCTGATTGGCTGGGGCTGGAGCGGCGCACCCCAGCAGCGATGGAAGCTTCAATAG
- a CDS encoding TrmO family methyltransferase domain-containing protein, giving the protein MKCRECDRELEEGAFRIVDNVPVCLMCLCGDPPAFAVLPIGVVSAVDGPGGGLLEIWLHPGMTRFMRDLSEETGLTVIWIAHQPQTLHTTLVRGWDQKDAGLFATRSPARLNPICVTDVDLISVTDNILLVRGLDALPGTPVIDIKPSLASLKNSRPSSNPSS; this is encoded by the coding sequence ATGAAATGCCGTGAATGCGATCGGGAATTGGAAGAGGGGGCGTTTCGGATTGTTGATAACGTCCCCGTTTGTTTGATGTGCCTGTGCGGAGATCCCCCGGCGTTTGCCGTGCTGCCGATTGGTGTCGTCAGCGCCGTCGATGGCCCGGGCGGCGGCCTGCTGGAGATCTGGCTGCATCCGGGCATGACGCGCTTTATGCGTGACCTTTCGGAGGAGACGGGGCTGACGGTGATCTGGATTGCGCATCAGCCACAGACGCTGCACACGACCCTCGTGCGCGGCTGGGATCAGAAGGACGCCGGGCTATTCGCCACCCGCAGCCCCGCCCGCCTCAATCCGATCTGCGTCACCGATGTCGATCTCATCTCCGTCACGGACAATATTCTCCTGGTGCGCGGACTCGACGCCCTCCCCGGCACGCCCGTCATCGACATCAAGCCATCGCTGGCGAGCTTGAAAAACAGCCGTCCTTCCTCCAACCCATCCTCTTAG
- a CDS encoding NADPH-dependent FMN reductase yields MNILAISGSLRQGSSNTTLLHAAAALAPEGVTISLYERLGEIPPFNPDLDDHAPASVQHFRDALRDADAVLICSPEYAHGVSGVMKNALDWTVSTGVFTQKPVALLNAAPWATFAHGQLKETIKTMDAHIVEQACVAVRILPKNLDVSGMVASPEIADTLRAALAALIG; encoded by the coding sequence ATGAACATCCTCGCCATCTCCGGAAGCCTGCGTCAGGGCTCTTCCAACACGACGCTACTGCATGCGGCCGCCGCGCTCGCGCCCGAGGGCGTAACGATTTCTCTCTACGAGCGCCTCGGCGAAATTCCGCCGTTCAATCCCGATCTGGACGACCATGCGCCTGCTTCCGTTCAGCACTTTCGTGACGCGCTGCGCGACGCCGACGCCGTCTTGATTTGCAGCCCCGAGTACGCGCACGGCGTATCCGGCGTGATGAAGAATGCCCTGGATTGGACGGTCAGCACCGGCGTATTCACCCAAAAGCCCGTCGCCCTGCTCAACGCCGCCCCGTGGGCGACGTTTGCCCACGGTCAGTTAAAAGAAACGATCAAGACAATGGACGCCCATATTGTCGAGCAGGCGTGCGTCGCCGTGCGGATTTTGCCCAAGAATCTGGATGTGTCGGGAATGGTCGCCAGCCCCGAAATCGCGGACACATTACGCGCGGCGCTCGCGGCGCTGATCGGGTAG
- a CDS encoding acyl-CoA dehydrogenase family protein, producing the protein MSCMTRFESDHPEWGVIAEQLAQEFAKTAAARDKAGGTPKHERDRLRESGLLAMSIPQEYGGHGASWPETMRVVRTIAQADSSVAHVFGFHHLLLATVRLFGSEWQLAPLFEETVVRQWFWGNALNPLDRRTVAKADGDAWKLNGVKSFSSGAADSDILIVSALNDETGKLMVAVTPSDRAGITIHHDWDNMGQRQTDSGTVEFRDLRVDARDLLTTPGPLGSVFASLRPCLAQLILVNVFLGIAEGAFAEAKRYTQTRGKAWATSGVATPSDDPYILRQYGELWLALEGARLLADRAADIFQGAWDLGDGLTAQQRGETSIAIAAAKVSATKNGLDVVNRMFEVMGASATSAHWGFDRYWRNLRTHTLHDPVDYKIKELGEWALRDTIPTPTFYS; encoded by the coding sequence TTGTCATGTATGACACGTTTCGAATCAGATCATCCAGAATGGGGTGTTATCGCCGAGCAGCTCGCCCAGGAGTTTGCGAAAACCGCGGCCGCGCGCGACAAAGCCGGGGGAACGCCGAAGCACGAGCGAGACCGTCTGCGCGAGTCGGGACTGCTGGCGATGTCGATCCCTCAGGAATACGGCGGGCATGGCGCGTCGTGGCCGGAGACGATGCGTGTGGTTCGAACGATCGCGCAAGCGGACAGCTCGGTCGCGCATGTGTTCGGGTTTCATCATCTCCTGCTCGCCACCGTGCGCCTCTTCGGTTCGGAATGGCAACTGGCGCCGCTGTTCGAAGAGACTGTTGTCCGGCAATGGTTCTGGGGCAACGCGCTCAATCCGCTCGACCGCCGTACGGTCGCCAAAGCCGACGGCGATGCATGGAAACTCAACGGCGTCAAAAGCTTCAGCTCTGGCGCGGCCGATTCGGATATTCTGATCGTATCGGCGTTAAACGACGAAACCGGGAAACTGATGGTGGCGGTGACGCCGTCGGACCGCGCCGGGATCACGATCCATCACGATTGGGACAATATGGGCCAGCGCCAGACCGACAGCGGCACGGTCGAGTTTCGGGATTTGCGCGTGGACGCACGCGATCTTCTGACCACTCCTGGACCGCTGGGGAGCGTCTTTGCCTCGCTTCGCCCATGTCTCGCGCAATTGATTCTCGTCAATGTCTTTCTGGGAATTGCCGAGGGCGCGTTCGCCGAGGCGAAGCGCTACACCCAGACGCGCGGTAAAGCCTGGGCAACCTCGGGCGTCGCGACGCCATCGGACGATCCGTACATCCTGCGCCAGTACGGCGAACTCTGGCTGGCGCTGGAAGGAGCCCGGCTGCTGGCCGATCGCGCCGCCGATATCTTCCAAGGCGCCTGGGACCTAGGAGACGGCCTGACCGCCCAGCAGCGCGGCGAAACCTCCATCGCGATCGCCGCCGCGAAAGTCTCAGCGACAAAAAACGGCCTGGACGTCGTCAATCGGATGTTCGAAGTCATGGGCGCCAGCGCCACGTCGGCGCACTGGGGGTTCGACCGCTACTGGCGAAACCTGCGCACTCACACCCTGCACGATCCCGTCGATTACAAAATCAAAGAACTGGGCGAATGGGCGCTCCGCGATACGATCCCGACCCCGACATTTTATTCGTAA
- a CDS encoding ankyrin repeat domain-containing protein — protein sequence MNSPSSNPWEQRLTSIVKSPHFAAVLGAIGSVHPTMLVVLVLSEHNRWLRSLWPAGVYHSLFETFYDVSVCYGLVIGPLTIASAVRLFLHRAADPRANALTITRRLLVIPAMYLLSALWSAAWLSGHRASGFGEAVACLYLADQIVSNLYYGFRKPITDAALRAKEPAAGGLRLIALELWSMLATRVRTAEIKMRRRWWRRTHPDYLKKLSPQDKALYESAMRGESQNVEIFLARGANPNLTLNFGVPLIAESAAKGRTDVVCHLLNAGASVNAACPVDGFRALHRAASHGHLESARLLVAAGASLDARTRSGSTALIFAATAGHTSIVTLLLENQAPVDSVSKAGATALIAAATKGHHDMLQALLDAGANPSIKSYDGSSALTVAAAKGYADTLARLLKHGAHIDDATPDGRTGLIWAAYFGHDAAVRLLLEAGADPTIKAIDGKTALQFAKERGHATAAALIESQSRAVAA from the coding sequence ATGAATTCGCCTTCATCCAATCCATGGGAGCAGCGTTTAACCAGTATCGTGAAAAGTCCGCACTTCGCCGCCGTACTTGGAGCCATCGGCTCCGTGCATCCAACCATGCTGGTCGTCCTGGTGCTGAGCGAACACAATCGATGGCTGCGGTCCTTGTGGCCGGCAGGAGTGTACCATTCTCTCTTCGAAACGTTTTATGATGTATCGGTGTGCTATGGGCTTGTCATTGGGCCGCTGACCATTGCCTCGGCGGTCCGCTTGTTCCTGCATCGCGCCGCCGATCCCCGCGCGAACGCGCTAACGATTACCCGGCGGCTGCTCGTCATTCCCGCGATGTATCTTCTCTCGGCGCTGTGGAGCGCGGCCTGGCTATCCGGACATCGCGCCTCAGGGTTCGGCGAGGCGGTTGCCTGCCTTTATCTCGCCGATCAGATCGTGAGCAATCTCTATTATGGATTCCGCAAGCCGATCACCGACGCCGCGCTCCGGGCCAAGGAGCCAGCCGCCGGCGGCTTACGTCTGATCGCCCTCGAACTCTGGTCCATGCTGGCGACGCGCGTACGCACAGCCGAGATCAAGATGCGACGGCGCTGGTGGCGGCGGACACATCCCGACTACTTGAAGAAGCTCTCGCCGCAGGACAAGGCGCTGTACGAGAGCGCCATGCGGGGTGAGTCCCAAAATGTCGAGATATTTCTCGCGCGCGGCGCCAATCCCAATCTGACACTGAACTTCGGAGTTCCGCTGATCGCCGAAAGCGCCGCCAAGGGTCGAACCGACGTCGTGTGTCATTTACTGAACGCTGGCGCGTCCGTGAACGCCGCCTGTCCGGTCGATGGGTTTCGGGCGCTCCACCGAGCCGCCTCGCACGGACACCTGGAATCCGCGCGGCTTCTCGTGGCGGCGGGAGCCAGTCTGGACGCGAGGACGCGAAGCGGATCCACAGCGCTCATTTTCGCCGCCACCGCTGGACACACATCGATCGTCACGCTGCTGCTGGAGAACCAAGCGCCCGTCGACTCCGTGAGCAAGGCCGGAGCGACGGCGCTGATCGCGGCCGCGACCAAGGGCCATCACGATATGCTCCAAGCGCTGCTGGACGCCGGCGCAAACCCATCGATCAAATCATACGACGGCTCATCCGCTCTCACGGTCGCCGCCGCGAAGGGGTACGCCGATACATTGGCTCGATTGCTGAAGCACGGCGCGCACATCGACGACGCAACGCCGGACGGGAGAACCGGGCTGATCTGGGCAGCCTATTTCGGCCACGACGCCGCTGTCCGACTTCTTCTGGAAGCCGGAGCTGATCCCACGATCAAAGCCATTGATGGGAAGACCGCGCTGCAATTCGCCAAAGAGCGCGGCCACGCCACCGCCGCCGCGCTGATCGAATCACAGTCCCGCGCCGTGGCCGCCTGA
- a CDS encoding ankyrin repeat domain-containing protein, with protein MVLPKFLNFDWPFPARSSRLAFGAPAAPPSYDLLDHERIAVESLTVCLKLGEAGVTALAFSPDGTILAVGLSDGTAGFYHLKSRKWGLRTGRFHEGGVQAIAVTPDGKLLVTCGGGIIISDVQTGAIRRRLAVGASVGCVAISPDGKTLAAGTVSPNELADMEAEGGEESFQDGAGKPLASVFLWSLPSFRLQRKLMISGGVSQINFSQTQRLLVVSHREGAVFSLTSSKKIWRREGEDARAGSISPNGKIVEYDLEFWDIDAGKHLAGSILQHNHSAFSNSGRLVVTGNRNEGTSVFDGSTGKLIAELDVFEDFAALSPDGSLLAGGYRDFGTRPYRFDEIYLYRIDEAALRRIAYAREYPTKRQIAQKDLEAAISEGDVVRVKAALSTGADPNFPYPNPMHMETTLLARVIQDGQTDIAEALVKGGARFHPHDPDFAIQMLFNAVEGGSVAMVQWLLDRGVSLPTESGLLLHMAALCGHAGVIDFLLDHGAAIDNRWGDQGQTSLMSAAMSGSADAVRMLLERGANATLRSIVSPGAAAGQPMSALGYAINSRNVETIQLLIDTSPDLTETDLFAALSYDIIRNERGPELLQLLIAHGADPNARGNGGAPLIRASKLASVDCVAVLLAHGADVNMKDDDGKTALDWSTNPEITKMLIAAIPKTGES; from the coding sequence ATGGTCCTGCCCAAATTCTTGAACTTCGACTGGCCTTTTCCGGCGCGGTCCTCGCGTCTGGCGTTTGGGGCTCCGGCCGCGCCGCCGTCGTATGACCTGCTCGATCACGAGCGGATCGCCGTGGAATCCTTGACGGTCTGCTTGAAACTTGGGGAGGCGGGCGTGACCGCCCTGGCGTTTTCGCCGGATGGAACGATCTTAGCGGTTGGCCTCTCCGATGGAACTGCGGGATTCTATCACCTGAAAAGCCGGAAGTGGGGACTCCGGACCGGGCGCTTTCACGAGGGCGGCGTCCAGGCCATCGCCGTGACGCCTGACGGCAAACTCCTGGTGACTTGCGGCGGCGGCATCATCATTTCCGACGTGCAAACCGGCGCCATTCGCCGGCGACTTGCGGTTGGAGCCAGCGTGGGATGTGTCGCCATCTCACCGGACGGAAAGACGCTTGCCGCCGGTACGGTCAGCCCAAACGAGCTGGCTGACATGGAGGCTGAAGGCGGGGAGGAATCATTCCAAGACGGGGCTGGGAAACCACTCGCTTCCGTATTTCTCTGGTCGCTTCCCAGCTTTCGTCTCCAGCGCAAGCTGATGATCTCCGGGGGCGTGTCTCAGATCAACTTTTCCCAAACCCAGCGCCTGCTGGTCGTTTCGCACCGCGAAGGCGCGGTGTTTTCGCTCACTTCGAGCAAGAAAATCTGGCGCCGGGAAGGAGAGGACGCGCGCGCAGGCTCGATCTCGCCGAATGGCAAGATCGTAGAGTACGACCTGGAATTCTGGGATATTGACGCCGGTAAGCATCTCGCCGGCAGCATTTTACAACACAATCATTCGGCGTTTAGTAACTCAGGTAGGTTGGTGGTCACCGGCAACCGAAATGAGGGGACGTCTGTGTTCGATGGCTCCACAGGGAAGCTCATTGCCGAACTCGACGTCTTCGAAGACTTTGCCGCGCTTTCGCCCGATGGCTCGCTGCTTGCCGGGGGATATCGGGACTTCGGAACCCGTCCGTACCGATTCGACGAAATCTATCTCTATCGCATCGACGAGGCCGCGCTGCGGCGCATTGCCTACGCGCGCGAATATCCTACAAAGAGGCAAATCGCGCAAAAGGATCTTGAAGCGGCGATTTCCGAGGGTGATGTTGTGCGTGTCAAAGCGGCGCTGTCCACAGGCGCCGATCCCAATTTCCCGTATCCTAACCCGATGCACATGGAAACGACTCTTCTGGCCCGAGTGATACAGGACGGGCAGACCGACATTGCTGAGGCGCTTGTGAAGGGCGGCGCGCGCTTTCATCCACACGATCCGGACTTTGCGATCCAGATGCTCTTTAACGCCGTCGAAGGCGGGAGCGTTGCGATGGTCCAATGGTTGCTCGATCGTGGAGTATCGCTTCCAACTGAGTCTGGTCTGCTTCTCCACATGGCAGCCTTGTGCGGACATGCGGGCGTCATTGACTTTTTGCTGGATCATGGCGCGGCGATCGACAATCGCTGGGGTGATCAGGGACAGACCTCGTTGATGTCCGCCGCCATGAGCGGCAGCGCCGACGCGGTTCGTATGCTCCTGGAGCGCGGGGCCAATGCAACGCTCCGAAGCATTGTCAGTCCCGGCGCCGCCGCAGGACAGCCAATGTCCGCACTTGGATATGCAATTAACAGTCGGAATGTCGAGACGATCCAACTGCTGATCGATACATCGCCTGATCTGACCGAGACCGATTTGTTCGCCGCCTTGTCTTACGACATCATCAGAAACGAACGCGGCCCCGAGTTACTCCAATTACTGATCGCCCACGGCGCGGATCCAAATGCGCGTGGAAATGGCGGCGCGCCGCTAATCCGAGCCAGCAAACTTGCCTCCGTGGACTGCGTCGCCGTCCTGCTCGCCCACGGCGCCGACGTCAACATGAAGGACGATGACGGCAAAACCGCTCTCGACTGGAGCACGAACCCAGAAATCACCAAAATGCTCATCGCCGCCATCCCAAAAACTGGCGAGAGCTGA
- a CDS encoding ankyrin repeat domain-containing protein, whose protein sequence is MSCSPVTTPHRRTHALWLPLAVGAAMLRLTSPLFAQDEPPAVEAASTTLMMPYGGVITAQAFSPGGRTLAVGMSDGTAALYDFRTKRWTFHTKRLQSSGIQAVALSPNGALLAACGEDNHVSIADARTGEIIHTLPLGSAVLCLAFSPDGKSLAAGCSEASGAPSSSEDKDGAPMVRIWSVPSFHMQRSLNVTGPVFAVSYSGDGARLLAAADKCVVFALPAGKKIWSHDNIGSRTAAISPDGKIVGGGNGIWNVDTGKMLADAFAQNNFSAFSRSGSVLICGSQEDGTSVYDGHTGKLLSDLRIFEDFCAPSPDGVLLAAGYGGREIAVCQIDEPKLRKLAYAREHPTKKQIVQKKLLEAVRNNDLAKVKSSLALGADPNEQDTQNSTLLGLAAWSGNAAIFQTLVDGGARFAVNEPRIVSEVLEGAIHSGQLPMLQWLLDHGVNVVHNELLPPVYLAAEAGDTKMIAFLLDHGAAIDAREFIHGATALMAAAENKKPAAIRLLLQRGADPKLMTLADPKDAAYIPVNALTVAVESDDPATVAALAGALPNLNDPAAFHEPLATRAIGPKSSPVLAVLLDKGCDPNARNTDGETPLITAARLGFKDCVAVLLAHHADVNAKDHDGKTALDLSTDSEITKMLTAAIPKPGEI, encoded by the coding sequence ATGTCTTGTTCCCCTGTCACGACGCCTCACCGGCGAACACATGCGCTCTGGTTGCCTTTGGCGGTCGGCGCGGCGATGCTGCGCCTGACATCGCCGCTCTTCGCTCAGGACGAGCCGCCCGCTGTCGAAGCGGCGTCGACCACGCTGATGATGCCGTATGGCGGCGTGATCACCGCGCAGGCTTTCTCGCCTGGGGGCCGCACGCTGGCGGTGGGTATGTCGGATGGAACGGCGGCTTTGTACGATTTCCGGACCAAGCGATGGACATTCCATACGAAACGCCTCCAGTCCAGCGGTATTCAAGCCGTCGCTCTGTCGCCGAACGGAGCGCTGCTGGCGGCGTGCGGGGAGGACAATCACGTTTCGATCGCCGATGCGCGCACGGGAGAGATAATACACACTCTTCCCCTTGGGAGCGCCGTCTTATGTCTCGCGTTTTCGCCCGACGGCAAGTCGCTGGCCGCCGGCTGCTCCGAGGCGTCCGGCGCACCATCCTCGTCTGAAGACAAGGATGGTGCGCCGATGGTGCGGATCTGGTCGGTCCCCAGCTTCCATATGCAGCGCAGTTTGAATGTGACCGGGCCGGTTTTCGCCGTTTCTTACTCTGGAGACGGCGCGCGTCTGCTGGCCGCCGCCGACAAATGCGTCGTCTTTGCGCTGCCCGCCGGCAAGAAGATCTGGAGCCATGACAACATCGGCTCTCGGACGGCGGCGATCTCGCCCGACGGTAAAATCGTGGGCGGGGGGAACGGGATCTGGAATGTTGACACCGGGAAAATGCTCGCCGACGCGTTCGCGCAGAACAACTTTTCGGCGTTCAGCCGTTCGGGCTCGGTTTTGATCTGCGGAAGTCAGGAAGACGGAACATCCGTCTACGACGGCCATACCGGCAAGCTGCTGTCCGATCTTCGCATCTTCGAGGATTTCTGCGCGCCCTCGCCGGACGGAGTGCTGCTCGCGGCCGGCTACGGCGGCCGCGAGATCGCGGTCTGCCAAATCGACGAGCCGAAGCTGCGGAAGCTTGCCTACGCGCGCGAGCATCCCACGAAGAAACAGATCGTGCAAAAGAAGCTTCTGGAGGCCGTGCGAAACAACGACCTCGCGAAGGTGAAGAGCAGTCTCGCGCTCGGGGCCGATCCCAATGAGCAAGACACCCAGAACTCGACGCTGTTGGGGCTTGCGGCGTGGAGCGGGAATGCGGCCATCTTCCAAACGCTCGTGGACGGCGGCGCGCGCTTTGCCGTGAACGAACCTCGAATCGTGAGCGAGGTTCTGGAGGGGGCGATCCACAGCGGACAGCTTCCCATGCTCCAATGGCTGCTCGATCACGGCGTGAATGTCGTCCATAACGAGCTGCTTCCGCCAGTCTATCTCGCGGCGGAAGCCGGCGACACGAAGATGATCGCCTTTCTGCTCGACCACGGCGCGGCAATCGACGCCCGCGAGTTCATCCACGGTGCGACCGCGCTGATGGCGGCCGCCGAAAACAAGAAACCGGCCGCTATCCGACTGCTCCTTCAGCGCGGCGCCGATCCGAAGCTGATGACCCTTGCCGATCCCAAAGACGCCGCCTACATCCCGGTCAACGCGCTGACCGTCGCCGTCGAAAGCGACGATCCCGCCACCGTCGCCGCCCTCGCGGGCGCTCTGCCGAACCTCAACGACCCCGCCGCCTTCCATGAGCCTCTCGCCACCCGGGCCATCGGCCCCAAATCCAGCCCCGTCCTGGCCGTTCTTCTCGACAAAGGGTGCGACCCAAACGCCCGGAACACCGACGGAGAAACACCATTGATCACCGCCGCCCGCCTCGGCTTTAAAGATTGCGTCGCCGTCCTCCTCGCCCATCACGCCGACGTCAACGCCAAAGACCACGACGGCAAGACCGCCCTCGACCTGAGCACCGATTCCGAAATCACCAAAATGCTCACCGCCGCTATCCCGAAACCTGGCGAAATCTGA